One stretch of Burkholderia oklahomensis C6786 DNA includes these proteins:
- the phnY gene encoding phosphonoacetaldehyde dehydrogenase, whose amino-acid sequence MTIHHTAAFRRVARALDARGAASSGSTLIVSNPYDGEAIAELPLENGGDARRKLQTAARFTSTLSRHDRIAVFEKAIALLAAEKRDASILITLESGLCRKDTMYEIERVINVLRAAIAELNRDDSQTFSCDNATTADKRKIFTVREPLRGVVAAITPFNHPMNQIAHKICPAIASNNRVVLKPSEKTPLSALYLLDLFREAGLPEPMFDVVIGAPDVVGAELVRNDQVELVAFTGSVAVGKRIAEMAGYRRTILELGGNDPLIVMEDADLDRAAQLAVKGSYKNSGQRCTAVKRILVERTVAGRFTELLVEHSRRWKIGDPMDEHVDIGTLIDDAAAIECARRVDEAIDAGARVLLGHRRDGAAYAPTVLDRVDPALRLAQQETFGPVSPVIAFSGLDEAVAIANSTRYGLSSGVCTNRLDYITHLIANLDVGTVNVWEVPGFRLESTPFGGVKDSGLGSKEGMQEAIKNFTNLKTYSLPWDTFAQPHAA is encoded by the coding sequence TTGACCATTCATCACACCGCCGCTTTCCGCCGCGTCGCACGCGCGCTCGACGCCCGCGGCGCGGCGTCGTCCGGCTCGACGCTCATCGTCAGCAATCCCTACGATGGCGAAGCGATCGCCGAGCTGCCGCTCGAGAACGGCGGCGACGCGCGACGCAAGCTGCAGACCGCCGCACGCTTCACGAGCACGCTCAGCCGACACGATCGCATCGCCGTATTCGAAAAGGCGATCGCGCTGCTCGCGGCGGAAAAGCGCGACGCGTCGATTCTCATCACGCTCGAATCGGGCCTGTGCCGTAAGGACACGATGTACGAGATCGAACGTGTGATCAACGTGCTGCGCGCGGCGATCGCCGAATTGAACAGGGACGACAGTCAGACATTCTCGTGCGACAACGCGACGACCGCCGACAAACGCAAGATCTTCACGGTACGCGAGCCGCTGCGCGGCGTCGTCGCCGCGATCACGCCGTTCAACCATCCGATGAACCAGATCGCGCACAAGATCTGCCCCGCGATCGCTTCGAACAACCGGGTCGTGCTGAAGCCGTCGGAGAAGACGCCGCTGTCGGCGCTGTACCTGCTCGATCTGTTCCGCGAGGCCGGGCTGCCGGAACCGATGTTCGACGTCGTGATCGGTGCGCCGGACGTCGTCGGAGCCGAGCTCGTTCGCAACGACCAGGTCGAGCTCGTCGCATTCACGGGCAGCGTCGCGGTCGGCAAGCGGATCGCCGAGATGGCCGGCTACCGGCGCACGATCCTCGAGCTGGGCGGCAACGATCCGCTGATCGTGATGGAAGACGCCGATCTCGATCGAGCCGCGCAGTTGGCCGTCAAGGGGTCCTACAAGAATTCCGGACAGCGCTGCACGGCGGTCAAACGCATCCTCGTCGAGCGAACCGTCGCGGGCAGGTTCACGGAGCTGCTCGTCGAGCACAGCCGACGCTGGAAAATCGGCGATCCGATGGACGAGCACGTCGACATCGGCACGCTGATCGACGATGCGGCCGCGATCGAATGCGCGCGACGCGTCGACGAAGCGATCGACGCCGGCGCGCGCGTGCTGCTCGGCCACCGTCGCGACGGCGCCGCCTATGCGCCGACCGTGCTCGACCGCGTCGATCCCGCACTGCGGCTCGCTCAGCAGGAAACGTTCGGCCCGGTGTCGCCCGTGATCGCCTTCTCCGGCCTCGACGAAGCGGTCGCGATCGCGAACAGCACGCGCTACGGGCTGTCGTCCGGCGTGTGTACGAACCGGCTCGACTACATCACGCACCTGATCGCCAATCTCGACGTCGGCACCGTCAACGTATGGGAGGTGCCGGGCTTCCGGCTGGAAAGCACGCCGTTCGGCGGCGTCAAGGATTCGGGACTCGGCAGCAAGGAGGGAATGCAGGAAGCGATCAAGAACTTCACGAACCTGAAGACCTACTCGCTGCCGTGGGACACGTTCGCGCAGCCGCATGCGGCATGA
- a CDS encoding NCS2 family permease — MESIKRYFGFAEAGTDFRTEILAGVTTFLTMAYIIFVNPAILGDAGMPKEAVFVATCLVAALASLIMGLYANYPIACAPGMGLNAYFAYTVVKGMGFTWQAALGAVFISGCLFLLVTLFRVREVIVNGIPKSLRIAITAGIGLFLGIISLKTAGVIVGSPATLVTLGDLHKPTTILAIIGFFAIVTLDYLRVRGAILIGIIGVTVLSFFFGGNQFHGIFSAPPSIDATLFKLDIGAALSTGIVNVILVFFLVELFDATGTLMGVANRAGLLVEGKMHRLNKALLADSTAIVAGSLLGTSSTTAYIESASGVQAGGRTGVTAITVAVLFIACLFIAPLAGVVPGYATAPALLYVSCLMLRDMVDVQWDDATEAVPAALTALLMPFTYSIANGVAFGFIAYGGLKLLTGHATRVKPVVWIIAAVFLFRYFYLGAE; from the coding sequence ATGGAATCGATCAAACGGTATTTCGGCTTCGCGGAAGCCGGAACCGACTTCCGCACCGAAATACTCGCGGGCGTCACCACGTTCCTGACGATGGCCTACATCATCTTCGTCAACCCTGCGATCCTCGGCGACGCGGGCATGCCGAAGGAAGCCGTTTTCGTCGCGACCTGCCTCGTCGCCGCGCTCGCGTCGCTCATCATGGGCCTGTACGCGAACTATCCGATCGCCTGCGCGCCCGGCATGGGCCTCAACGCGTATTTCGCCTACACCGTCGTCAAGGGCATGGGCTTCACGTGGCAGGCCGCGCTCGGCGCGGTGTTCATCTCCGGCTGCCTGTTCCTGCTCGTCACGCTGTTCCGCGTGCGCGAAGTGATCGTCAACGGGATTCCGAAGTCGCTGCGGATCGCGATTACGGCGGGCATCGGGCTTTTCCTCGGGATCATCTCGCTGAAGACGGCAGGCGTGATCGTCGGCAGCCCCGCGACGCTCGTCACGCTCGGCGATCTGCACAAGCCGACGACGATCCTCGCGATCATCGGCTTCTTCGCGATCGTCACGCTCGATTATCTGCGCGTGCGCGGCGCGATCCTGATCGGCATCATCGGCGTGACGGTCCTGTCGTTCTTCTTCGGCGGCAACCAGTTTCACGGGATCTTCTCCGCGCCGCCGTCGATCGACGCGACGCTGTTCAAGCTCGACATCGGCGCCGCGCTGTCGACCGGCATCGTCAACGTGATCCTCGTGTTCTTCCTCGTCGAGCTGTTCGACGCGACGGGCACGCTGATGGGCGTCGCGAATCGCGCGGGGCTCCTCGTCGAGGGCAAGATGCATCGCTTGAACAAGGCGCTCCTCGCCGACAGCACCGCGATCGTCGCGGGCTCGCTGCTCGGTACGTCGTCGACGACCGCGTACATCGAGAGCGCGTCCGGCGTGCAGGCGGGCGGACGCACCGGCGTCACCGCGATCACGGTCGCCGTGCTGTTCATCGCGTGCCTCTTCATCGCGCCGCTCGCGGGCGTCGTGCCCGGCTATGCGACCGCGCCCGCGCTGCTGTACGTATCGTGCCTGATGCTGCGCGACATGGTCGACGTGCAGTGGGACGACGCGACGGAAGCCGTGCCCGCGGCGCTCACCGCGCTGCTGATGCCGTTCACGTACTCGATCGCGAACGGCGTCGCGTTCGGTTTCATCGCGTATGGCGGCCTCAAGCTGCTGACGGGCCACGCGACGCGAGTGAAGCCGGTCGTCTGGATCATCGCGGCGGTCTTCCTGTTCCGCTATTTCTACCTCGGCGCCGAATAA
- a CDS encoding TauD/TfdA dioxygenase family protein, with translation MTETSTRRKVAYKTLSSALGSEVYGFDTPFPYESDAVQTLIDAWHAGGICRLRQQRLDMAEFVEFSRIFGKPERALNQERKLTSRDDLPELMIVSNIKENGVSIGHLGAKEAYWHTDMCYTDVPPIASILYAIEVPTRGGDTEFMNMYRVHDALPASLRKRIAGLSIKHDRSYTAVGELRYGFESVVDVTTCPGSVHPIVRVHPVTRRPYLYLGRRLNAYVVGLPVDESEALLDELWRYTRLDGVTWTQHWEVGDIMIWDNRCTMHRRDAFDERARRLMWRTQIQADPARPL, from the coding sequence ATGACGGAAACGAGCACTCGCAGGAAAGTGGCGTACAAGACGCTGTCCAGTGCGCTCGGCAGTGAGGTCTATGGCTTCGACACGCCGTTCCCGTACGAGTCCGACGCGGTGCAGACGCTGATCGATGCGTGGCACGCGGGCGGCATCTGCCGGCTTCGCCAGCAGCGGCTCGACATGGCGGAGTTCGTCGAGTTCAGCCGGATCTTCGGCAAACCCGAGCGCGCGCTGAACCAGGAGCGCAAGCTGACGTCGCGCGACGACCTGCCCGAACTGATGATCGTGTCGAACATCAAGGAAAACGGCGTGTCGATCGGGCATCTCGGCGCGAAGGAGGCGTACTGGCATACCGACATGTGCTACACGGACGTGCCGCCCATCGCGAGCATCCTGTATGCAATCGAAGTGCCGACGCGCGGCGGCGACACCGAGTTCATGAACATGTACCGTGTCCATGACGCGCTGCCGGCGTCGCTGCGAAAACGGATCGCCGGCTTGTCGATCAAGCACGACCGCAGCTACACCGCCGTCGGCGAACTGCGCTACGGCTTCGAATCCGTCGTCGACGTGACCACCTGCCCCGGCTCGGTCCATCCGATCGTGCGCGTTCATCCGGTTACGCGGCGGCCGTATCTGTACCTCGGCCGCCGGCTGAACGCCTACGTGGTCGGCTTGCCCGTCGACGAATCGGAAGCGCTCCTGGACGAACTGTGGCGCTACACGCGGCTCGACGGCGTCACGTGGACGCAGCACTGGGAGGTCGGCGACATCATGATCTGGGACAACCGCTGCACGATGCATCGGCGCGACGCGTTCGACGAGCGCGCGCGGCGTCTGATGTGGCGCACGCAGATTCAGGCCGATCCTGCGCGGCCGCTGTAG
- a CDS encoding DUF2917 domain-containing protein: MDQASRLLFRPDPTRYDGYDAIQLPRMTLHFALEPRAMMTWLARSHTEIRVLSSRVWLTRSRSVDDYWMQPGDVLHVPRGERIWLSADGPSTAEISLTTAYVRRRGSVGGLLDGLLDVAADLTSPRPR, translated from the coding sequence ATGGACCAGGCAAGCCGGTTGTTGTTTCGTCCCGATCCGACGCGGTACGACGGATACGACGCGATCCAGTTGCCGCGCATGACGCTTCACTTCGCGCTCGAGCCGCGCGCGATGATGACGTGGCTTGCGCGCAGCCATACCGAGATCCGCGTGCTGAGTTCGCGCGTGTGGCTCACGCGCTCGCGCAGCGTCGACGACTATTGGATGCAGCCGGGCGACGTGCTGCACGTGCCGCGCGGCGAGCGTATCTGGCTCAGCGCCGACGGGCCGTCGACGGCCGAGATCTCGCTCACGACTGCGTACGTGCGTCGGCGCGGCTCAGTCGGCGGCTTACTCGACGGGCTGCTCGACGTCGCCGCCGATCTGACCAGCCCGCGTCCGCGATGA
- a CDS encoding sulfite exporter TauE/SafE family protein, translated as MTAYAIVLLIGVVAGVVSGVIGTGASIMLLPPLVFYFGPRQAVPIMAIAAVLGNVSRAYVWRSDIAWKACFAYSITAAPAAALGAHTLWVLKPQWVDCALGVFFLSMIPYRYIASRNEFTLSAWQLSAAGAVVGYLTGIVFSTGPLTLPIFTAYGLLKGGLLATEAAASLVVYASKLAAFGQLGGLPLDVVIKGVLVGASLSAGISLGKAVTLRLSTTAFHRLLDLVMLSAGTTLLWGATR; from the coding sequence ATGACAGCGTATGCGATCGTGCTGCTGATCGGCGTCGTCGCGGGCGTCGTCAGCGGCGTCATCGGCACCGGGGCATCGATCATGCTCCTGCCGCCGCTCGTGTTTTATTTCGGCCCGAGGCAGGCCGTGCCGATCATGGCGATCGCCGCCGTGCTGGGCAACGTCTCGCGAGCGTACGTGTGGCGCAGCGACATCGCATGGAAAGCGTGCTTCGCCTATTCGATCACCGCGGCGCCGGCCGCCGCGCTCGGCGCGCATACGCTCTGGGTGCTCAAACCGCAGTGGGTCGATTGTGCGCTCGGCGTGTTCTTCCTGTCGATGATCCCTTACCGATACATAGCAAGCCGAAACGAATTCACGCTGTCGGCGTGGCAACTGTCGGCGGCGGGCGCGGTGGTCGGCTATCTGACCGGCATCGTGTTCTCGACCGGCCCGTTGACCCTGCCGATCTTCACCGCATACGGCCTGCTCAAGGGCGGGCTGCTCGCGACCGAAGCCGCGGCGTCGCTCGTCGTCTATGCGAGCAAGCTCGCCGCATTCGGGCAACTCGGCGGATTGCCGCTCGACGTGGTGATCAAAGGCGTACTCGTCGGCGCGTCGCTGTCGGCCGGCATCTCGCTCGGCAAGGCCGTCACGCTGCGCTTGTCGACGACCGCATTCCACCGGCTGCTCGATCTCGTGATGCTGTCGGCCGGCACGACGCTGCTGTGGGGCGCGACGCGGTGA
- a CDS encoding TIGR02594 family protein codes for MQESVAPARGEQDAGAGHPAWMPVALAESGVRRFGPGESNPRIVEYNGCTNLVGYDDKVSWCSSFINWCLARVGIPGTGSALARSWLEWGRELSEPAYGCIVVLTRDHPTSWKGHVGFYLRHDAEQMHLFGGNQRGAVRELAYARSRLLAYRWPDECGPG; via the coding sequence ATGCAAGAAAGCGTCGCGCCCGCGCGCGGCGAACAGGACGCCGGGGCCGGCCATCCCGCATGGATGCCGGTTGCGCTCGCGGAATCGGGTGTGCGGCGCTTCGGTCCCGGCGAGAGCAATCCGCGCATCGTCGAGTACAACGGCTGCACGAATCTCGTGGGCTACGACGACAAGGTTTCGTGGTGCTCGTCGTTCATCAACTGGTGTCTCGCGCGCGTCGGGATTCCGGGAACGGGCTCCGCGCTTGCGCGATCGTGGCTCGAATGGGGCCGCGAGCTGAGCGAGCCGGCCTATGGGTGCATCGTCGTGCTGACGCGCGACCATCCGACGAGCTGGAAAGGACATGTCGGCTTCTATCTTCGGCATGACGCCGAACAGATGCATCTGTTCGGCGGCAATCAACGCGGCGCGGTGCGCGAACTCGCGTATGCGCGTTCGCGGCTGCTCGCGTATCGATGGCCGGACGAATGCGGGCCGGGCTGA
- a CDS encoding LysR substrate-binding domain-containing protein produces MSALPPLAAIRTFLVACRAGSFTAAADELCVTHSAVSRQIQALESWLGMSLFEKDGQRMVPSVHARAFAQELGGALDALTDVVQRYGKGSARQVLRVSVPTTFGMRWLIPRLAAFRDEHPDATIQVLTVTTQQQPSGGNCDVAIRRDDQVFNPDSAIRFLSDDHTVVASPSLLRRAPLDRPEDLARHTILETETRPRHWDAWFAEAKLSASQFTKRQRFDHFHVTFQGIIDDLGVGIGPVVTLSRDLASGKIVAPFGDIRVAPHNYYAVTPIGIQKTALHRRFEDWLVATAAA; encoded by the coding sequence ATGTCCGCACTCCCTCCATTGGCGGCAATCCGAACGTTTCTGGTCGCGTGCCGAGCGGGAAGCTTCACCGCGGCCGCCGACGAGCTCTGCGTCACGCACAGCGCGGTCAGCCGGCAAATCCAGGCGCTCGAGTCGTGGCTCGGCATGAGCCTGTTCGAGAAGGACGGTCAGCGAATGGTCCCGTCCGTGCATGCGAGAGCGTTCGCGCAGGAGCTCGGCGGCGCGCTCGATGCGCTGACGGACGTCGTCCAGCGCTACGGCAAGGGGAGCGCGCGGCAGGTGCTGCGCGTGAGCGTGCCGACGACGTTCGGCATGCGCTGGCTGATTCCCCGTCTCGCCGCGTTTCGCGACGAGCATCCGGACGCGACCATCCAGGTGCTGACCGTCACCACGCAGCAGCAGCCGAGCGGCGGGAACTGCGACGTCGCGATCCGGCGCGACGATCAGGTCTTCAATCCCGATTCGGCGATCCGCTTCCTGAGCGACGACCACACGGTCGTCGCGTCGCCGTCGCTGCTGCGCCGCGCGCCGCTTGATCGTCCCGAGGATCTCGCGCGTCATACGATCCTCGAAACCGAAACGCGCCCGCGTCATTGGGATGCATGGTTCGCCGAAGCGAAACTGAGCGCGAGCCAATTCACGAAGCGGCAGCGATTCGATCATTTCCACGTGACGTTCCAGGGCATCATCGACGATCTCGGCGTCGGCATCGGGCCCGTCGTCACGCTGAGCCGCGATCTCGCGAGCGGCAAGATCGTCGCGCCGTTCGGCGACATTCGGGTTGCGCCTCACAATTACTACGCGGTCACGCCGATCGGCATTCAGAAGACCGCGCTGCATCGCAGATTCGAGGACTGGCTCGTCGCGACGGCCGCTGCGTGA